The following coding sequences lie in one Rhizobium binae genomic window:
- a CDS encoding carbohydrate ABC transporter permease, with amino-acid sequence MAAAALLSQAGDTAMRVVEAPMNAFQRILGRKRMPWLFLAPNLVLFAIFTFLPIAIAVGYAFTGGTNLFVSERPFVGFDNFRTLLSCGNYLQPGTCQESLFWTAVWNTLWFVALNVTATLLVALITALILNRAIFARGFFRAMFFYPVLLSPVVIGLIWKWFLDRNGLLNAFFQMLGVPPEIFLLDVGWSRFFVVVVSVWFHMGFYTLILLAGLQAIPKELYEAASIDAASPRRTLFRITLPLLAPNLLVVFILLMIKSVQIFDEAWVLTNGGGPGTANSFIVQYIYQMAFSSDLRLFGLASAASVLMGLVLLVLTLIQLRLGKRMES; translated from the coding sequence ATGGCTGCTGCTGCATTGCTCTCCCAGGCGGGCGACACGGCGATGAGGGTGGTCGAGGCTCCGATGAATGCGTTCCAACGTATCCTCGGCCGCAAGCGCATGCCCTGGCTGTTCCTGGCGCCGAACCTTGTTCTCTTCGCCATCTTCACATTCCTTCCGATCGCCATCGCCGTCGGTTACGCCTTCACCGGCGGCACCAATCTCTTCGTCTCGGAGCGGCCCTTCGTCGGCTTCGACAATTTCCGCACCCTGCTTTCCTGCGGCAATTATCTGCAACCGGGAACCTGCCAGGAATCGCTGTTCTGGACGGCGGTGTGGAACACGCTCTGGTTCGTCGCGTTGAACGTTACCGCTACGTTGCTGGTGGCGCTGATCACGGCGCTGATCCTCAACCGGGCAATTTTTGCGCGCGGGTTCTTCCGGGCGATGTTTTTCTACCCCGTTCTGCTGTCGCCGGTCGTCATCGGCCTGATCTGGAAATGGTTCCTCGATCGCAACGGACTGCTGAACGCCTTCTTTCAGATGCTCGGCGTTCCCCCCGAAATATTTCTGCTCGATGTCGGCTGGTCGCGCTTCTTCGTCGTCGTGGTCTCTGTCTGGTTCCACATGGGTTTCTACACCCTCATCCTGCTCGCCGGTCTCCAGGCGATCCCGAAGGAACTCTACGAGGCCGCCTCCATCGACGCCGCTTCGCCGCGCCGCACCCTGTTCAGGATCACGCTGCCGCTGCTTGCGCCGAACCTGCTCGTCGTATTCATCCTTCTGATGATCAAGTCCGTGCAGATCTTTGACGAGGCTTGGGTGCTGACGAATGGCGGCGGCCCGGGCACGGCCAACAGCTTCATCGTCCAATATATCTACCAGATGGCCTTCAGCAGCGATCTTCGCCTCTTCGGGCTTGCCTCGGCCGCGTCGGTTTTGATGGGCCTGGTGCTGCTGGTTCTCACCCTCATACAGCTGCGCCTCGGCAAGCGAATGGAGTCCTGA
- a CDS encoding carbohydrate ABC transporter permease, translating into MNRSLNPIRFMTRTRRAGRIDITDILSWVWLIGGTLAVLVPVLWAGLSSLKPAAEITRFPPTLLPRAAVEQTVPGFDKPLSLWQVTIDGQAREMAMVRRIGLKAQMVDPANPGRPVSVDVKGIRPVQHLTVATENYTDPLTRFSFLTFLKNSVFVTVVATLLTLIVNAMAAFALSKYKFRGDTTVFVIIISTLMIPLAVVMVPAYLVIVGVGLADNLWGVILPTIASPTAVFLLRQYMLTIPDELIEAARVDAASEFCIFWRIILPLTAPALAVLAIFSVLWRWNDFLWPLIVLNSRENFTLQVGLNAFQGEFSVQWHYILAMTFLSLLPVTVVFLFLQKYITTGIAGTGMK; encoded by the coding sequence ATGAACAGATCTTTGAATCCGATCCGCTTTATGACGCGCACGCGCCGGGCCGGACGCATCGACATCACCGATATCCTGTCCTGGGTGTGGCTGATCGGCGGCACGCTCGCCGTGCTCGTTCCCGTCCTCTGGGCCGGTCTGTCCTCGTTGAAGCCGGCGGCCGAAATCACCCGCTTTCCGCCGACGCTGCTGCCGCGCGCCGCAGTGGAGCAGACCGTGCCCGGCTTCGACAAGCCGCTCAGCCTCTGGCAAGTCACGATAGACGGCCAGGCACGTGAAATGGCGATGGTCCGGCGCATCGGCCTCAAGGCCCAGATGGTCGATCCCGCCAATCCGGGACGGCCGGTCAGCGTCGACGTGAAGGGGATCAGGCCGGTCCAGCACCTGACCGTCGCCACCGAGAATTATACCGATCCGCTGACACGCTTCAGCTTCCTGACCTTCCTCAAAAATTCCGTGTTCGTCACCGTGGTCGCGACGCTTCTGACCTTGATCGTCAACGCCATGGCGGCCTTCGCGCTATCGAAATACAAATTTCGCGGCGACACGACGGTTTTCGTCATCATCATTTCGACCCTGATGATCCCGCTTGCCGTCGTCATGGTGCCGGCCTATCTCGTCATCGTCGGGGTCGGGCTTGCCGACAATCTCTGGGGCGTCATCCTGCCGACGATCGCCTCTCCGACCGCCGTCTTCCTGCTGCGGCAATATATGCTGACCATACCCGACGAACTGATCGAGGCGGCGCGCGTCGATGCGGCGAGCGAATTCTGCATCTTCTGGCGCATCATACTGCCGCTGACGGCGCCGGCGCTTGCGGTCCTGGCGATCTTCTCCGTGCTCTGGCGCTGGAACGATTTCCTCTGGCCGCTCATCGTCCTCAACAGCCGGGAGAATTTCACCCTGCAGGTCGGCCTCAACGCCTTCCAGGGCGAGTTCTCCGTGCAGTGGCACTATATCCTGGCGATGACCTTTCTCAGCCTGCTGCCCGTCACCGTCGTGTTCCTGTTCCTCCAGAAATACATCACCACAGGTATTGCCGGAACGGGGATGAAGTGA
- a CDS encoding ABC transporter ATP-binding protein, which translates to MAELKLSTVNKSYGSVKVLHDVELDIKDGEFVVFVGPSGCGKSTLLRVIAGLEEVTSGGIAIGGRDVSALSPAERKIAMVFQSYALYPHMSVRKNLAFGLENLKFKRAEIDARIAEAARMLAIEPYLDRRPKQLSGGQRQRVAIGRAIVREPDIFLFDEPLSNLDAALRVQTRAEITKLHREIKTTMIYVTHDQVEAMTMADKIVVLRAGRVEQVGAPLELFDHPRNLFVAGFLGSPRMNIVKGKVSGIGESGVVVDVVGGGRIVSDVDLAGISVGQDVLAGIRPAHFSRSSEKGLPFIVQYHEGLGTETYVYGNLAGQEEQIIIHEAGHFAPVQGDRIMIDADPARVHLFDPESGLAFGRRSGQGRR; encoded by the coding sequence ATGGCAGAACTGAAACTTTCCACCGTCAACAAGTCGTATGGTTCCGTCAAGGTGCTGCATGACGTCGAGCTCGATATCAAGGACGGCGAGTTCGTCGTCTTCGTCGGCCCGTCGGGCTGCGGCAAGTCGACCCTGCTGCGCGTCATTGCCGGCCTCGAAGAGGTCACGTCGGGCGGGATCGCGATCGGTGGCCGAGACGTCAGCGCCCTTTCGCCGGCCGAGCGCAAGATCGCCATGGTCTTCCAGTCCTATGCGCTCTATCCGCATATGAGCGTGCGCAAGAATCTCGCTTTCGGCCTTGAAAACCTGAAGTTCAAGCGCGCCGAGATCGACGCTCGCATTGCCGAAGCCGCCAGGATGCTGGCAATCGAACCCTATCTCGACCGGCGGCCGAAGCAGCTTTCCGGCGGCCAGCGCCAGCGCGTGGCGATCGGCCGGGCGATCGTGCGCGAACCGGATATTTTCCTCTTCGACGAGCCGCTTTCCAATCTTGATGCGGCGCTGCGCGTCCAGACCCGGGCGGAGATCACCAAGCTCCACCGCGAGATCAAGACGACGATGATTTATGTGACGCACGACCAGGTCGAGGCGATGACGATGGCCGACAAGATCGTCGTACTGCGCGCCGGGCGGGTCGAACAGGTCGGTGCGCCGCTCGAACTCTTCGATCATCCGCGCAATCTCTTCGTCGCCGGTTTCCTCGGCTCGCCGCGCATGAACATTGTCAAGGGCAAGGTCTCGGGCATCGGCGAGAGCGGCGTGGTCGTCGATGTCGTCGGCGGCGGCAGGATCGTCAGCGATGTCGATCTCGCGGGCATCTCGGTCGGGCAGGATGTGCTTGCCGGCATAAGGCCCGCACATTTTTCCCGTTCCAGCGAAAAGGGCCTGCCGTTCATCGTCCAGTATCACGAGGGGCTCGGCACCGAGACCTATGTCTACGGCAATCTTGCCGGGCAGGAGGAGCAGATCATCATCCATGAAGCCGGCCATTTCGCACCTGTTCAGGGCGACCGGATCATGATCGATGCCGATCCGGCCCGTGTTCATCTGTTCGATCCCGAGAGCGGCCTGGCTTTTGGCCGCCGATCCGGACAGGGGAGGCGCTGA
- a CDS encoding polygalacturonase PglB, translated as MISISLVAIEALDGDNTGRLQAAIDELSASGGGRLELLAGIHLCRGLQLRSGVDLHLAAGAILRPVPDYEAYAHTTVSVIAEKSDRGMIIAKGARRIGLTGPGRIEAGCESFIIGDDETVGTFIPAEFRPRVVVFESCDEVEISAVHISRSPMWTLHFVDCTDVAVRNVTIENDRRLPNTDGIVLDACRGAVIEDCAISTADDGICLKTSIGPQGVAIGRCENILVRRCSVQSLSCALKIGTETHGDVTNVVFEDCSVSSSNRALGLFSRDGGRISNVRFSRIAVECRETLDGFWGSGEALSVNVVDRVTERPAGAIENLIVEDITGRMEGAIAVVSTSPAGIRNVSLARIGIDQRAGELGTAQSYDLRPTNADLAPKAEGGGRANAWTRGADGRVIGLEHYPGGMPAVYVAGATGILMNEVRITRPTPLPQGWNAIDVVFETAAPDGSGAWQN; from the coding sequence ATGATTTCCATCTCCCTCGTCGCAATTGAGGCGCTCGACGGCGACAATACCGGCCGCCTGCAGGCGGCGATCGACGAACTCTCCGCTTCTGGCGGCGGACGCCTGGAGCTTCTGGCGGGCATCCACCTTTGCCGGGGGCTCCAGCTCCGTTCGGGCGTCGACCTGCACCTGGCCGCCGGCGCAATCCTGCGTCCAGTTCCCGATTATGAGGCTTACGCTCATACGACCGTTTCAGTGATCGCAGAGAAGTCGGACCGCGGTATGATCATCGCCAAGGGCGCAAGGCGGATCGGCCTGACGGGCCCGGGGCGCATCGAGGCCGGCTGCGAGAGCTTCATCATCGGCGACGACGAGACGGTGGGGACCTTCATCCCGGCGGAATTCCGCCCCCGCGTCGTCGTCTTCGAGAGCTGCGACGAGGTCGAGATCAGTGCCGTCCATATCAGCCGCTCGCCGATGTGGACGCTGCACTTCGTCGACTGCACCGACGTCGCGGTCCGCAACGTCACCATCGAAAACGACCGCCGTCTTCCCAACACGGATGGCATCGTGCTCGATGCCTGCCGCGGCGCCGTCATCGAGGACTGCGCGATATCGACGGCCGACGACGGCATCTGTCTGAAGACCAGCATCGGTCCGCAGGGTGTCGCCATCGGGCGATGCGAGAATATTCTTGTCCGCCGCTGCTCCGTTCAGAGCCTCAGCTGCGCGCTGAAGATCGGCACGGAAACGCATGGCGACGTCACCAACGTCGTCTTCGAGGATTGCAGCGTCTCATCCTCCAACCGGGCGCTCGGCTTATTTTCGCGTGACGGCGGCCGGATCTCGAACGTGAGGTTTTCCAGGATTGCAGTGGAGTGCCGCGAAACGCTTGACGGCTTCTGGGGCTCCGGGGAAGCGTTGAGCGTCAACGTCGTCGACCGCGTCACTGAGCGCCCGGCAGGTGCGATCGAAAACCTGATTGTCGAGGACATTACCGGGCGCATGGAGGGGGCGATTGCCGTCGTTTCGACTTCGCCCGCCGGCATCCGCAATGTATCGCTGGCGCGCATCGGCATAGACCAGCGGGCCGGTGAACTCGGCACTGCGCAGTCCTACGATCTGCGGCCGACCAATGCCGATCTCGCCCCGAAGGCCGAAGGCGGTGGCCGCGCCAATGCCTGGACCCGCGGAGCGGACGGGCGGGTGATCGGTCTCGAGCATTATCCCGGCGGTATGCCGGCCGTCTACGTGGCAGGAGCCACCGGCATCCTGATGAACGAGGTGCGGATAACAAGGCCGACACCGCTGCCGCAAGGCTGGAACGCAATCGACGTCGTCTTCGAAACGGCGGCACCTGATGGGAGTGGGGCATGGCAGAACTGA
- a CDS encoding ROK family transcriptional regulator codes for MKYDPLEHIAPHFLRDAQPPRVASRNERDLLRLIWKSPGIERSDLTEPLDLTQQSLHRIVARLHERGMLVFSQSENRRAGPPSPELTLRKDWCLTLGISINVGSIGLCLMGFGEPLENMEIPQTGSSLSEEMDRIEAAVGDILARRGAGRRDVLGVGLAVAGHRMLETAFNCPLPLAHWSLIDLAPVLGERLGLPVWADNVARTAALAEAIFGVGRDVADFAYIAHLHGYGGGLVCGGMPFRGSFGNAGEFSVLFGRQDYDDRPALNQLLEHLRTKGRLGLTLKDLKNESLVDWDGVEEWVDRVTPAHNRAINAICAIFDPALIVLGGELPHSLARMLIDRTEFNNLPRHGALRDVPQLAVAQIIDAPGAIGAALIPLFETVL; via the coding sequence ATGAAGTATGATCCGCTAGAGCATATTGCCCCGCATTTTTTGCGAGACGCACAACCGCCGCGAGTGGCGTCCCGCAACGAACGGGACCTCCTGCGGCTCATTTGGAAGTCCCCAGGGATTGAGCGCTCCGACCTTACCGAGCCGCTTGATCTCACTCAGCAATCGCTGCACAGGATCGTCGCACGCCTTCACGAGCGCGGAATGCTCGTCTTTTCCCAATCGGAAAACCGGCGCGCGGGACCGCCGAGTCCGGAGCTGACGCTCCGAAAGGACTGGTGCCTGACGCTCGGCATCTCCATCAACGTCGGCTCGATCGGTCTTTGCCTCATGGGCTTCGGCGAGCCTCTGGAAAACATGGAAATCCCGCAGACGGGGTCCTCGCTATCGGAAGAGATGGACCGGATCGAAGCGGCGGTCGGAGACATTCTTGCCCGTCGCGGCGCCGGCCGGCGCGATGTTCTCGGCGTCGGCCTGGCAGTCGCCGGCCACCGCATGCTGGAGACGGCATTCAACTGTCCGCTGCCGCTCGCCCATTGGTCGCTGATCGACCTGGCGCCGGTCCTTGGAGAGCGCCTTGGCCTGCCGGTCTGGGCTGACAATGTCGCCAGGACCGCTGCCTTGGCGGAAGCAATTTTCGGCGTCGGCCGTGACGTCGCCGATTTCGCCTATATCGCCCACCTCCATGGCTATGGCGGCGGCCTGGTTTGCGGGGGCATGCCATTTCGCGGCAGCTTCGGAAACGCCGGGGAATTCTCGGTTCTGTTCGGGCGTCAGGATTACGACGATCGACCCGCACTCAACCAACTGCTCGAACATCTTCGCACCAAGGGGCGCCTGGGGCTCACCCTGAAGGACCTGAAGAACGAAAGCCTGGTGGATTGGGACGGCGTTGAGGAATGGGTCGACCGTGTCACGCCGGCCCACAATCGGGCCATCAATGCGATCTGCGCGATCTTCGACCCGGCTTTGATCGTGCTGGGCGGCGAGCTTCCGCATTCGCTTGCAAGAATGCTGATCGACCGGACAGAATTCAACAATCTGCCTCGGCACGGCGCCTTGCGCGACGTTCCGCAGCTTGCCGTGGCGCAGATCATCGATGCCCCCGGCGCGATCGGCGCGGCCTTGATCCCGCTGTTCGAAACCGTTTTGTGA